In a single window of the Saccharothrix australiensis genome:
- a CDS encoding glucose-6-phosphate isomerase: protein MTEVVSVEIVRSPNEDQVAIVVDDLVRDGVASKLTAGDATLWGPEAEPEASIRLAWTRLHETSRPLVPEIAALRAELLAEGVDRVVLAGMGGSSLAPEVITGTAGVPLVVLDTTDPGQVAEALAGDLHRTVLVVSSKSGGTVETDSHRRIFEAAFAAEGIDAASRIVVVTDPGSPLEAAAREAGYRRVFLADPNVGGRYSALTAFGLVPSGLAGADVGRLLDEAAAAAPLVSADSPDNPAVVLAATFAVAHAHGAEKVVFADTGSGIAGLGDWAEQLIAESTGKDGTGLLPVVVEGPGAPGFVDARSDATTVAIGPATGSSSVAVEGALGAQFLVWEYATALVGRVLDINPFDQPDVEAAKKAARSLLDAPAASTAAPALVDGPIEVHASGGWLPGDVKTVADAIKALVAAAPDHGYLSVQAYLDRLDDASFALVRPELARRSHLQTTFGWGPRFLHSTGQYHKGGHQNGVYLQLTGATSAALDVPGRPYDLTTLQLAQALGDGQVLAERGRPVLRLHLTDRVAGLAQLVEAIQEDGS from the coding sequence ATGACCGAGGTGGTCTCCGTGGAGATCGTCCGCTCGCCGAACGAGGACCAGGTCGCCATCGTGGTGGACGACCTGGTCCGGGACGGGGTGGCGAGCAAGCTCACCGCCGGTGACGCCACGCTGTGGGGTCCGGAGGCGGAACCCGAGGCGTCCATCCGGCTCGCGTGGACCCGGCTGCACGAGACGTCCCGCCCGCTGGTGCCCGAGATCGCGGCGCTGCGCGCGGAACTGCTGGCCGAGGGCGTGGACCGGGTGGTGCTCGCGGGCATGGGCGGCTCGTCGCTCGCGCCCGAGGTGATCACCGGCACGGCGGGCGTGCCGCTGGTGGTGCTCGACACCACCGACCCCGGCCAGGTGGCCGAGGCGCTGGCGGGCGACCTGCACCGGACCGTGCTGGTGGTGTCGTCCAAGTCGGGCGGCACCGTGGAGACCGACAGCCACCGGCGGATCTTCGAGGCCGCGTTCGCCGCCGAGGGCATCGACGCGGCGTCGCGGATCGTCGTGGTGACCGACCCCGGCTCGCCGCTGGAGGCGGCGGCGCGGGAGGCGGGCTACCGCCGGGTGTTCCTGGCCGACCCGAACGTGGGCGGCCGGTACTCGGCGCTGACCGCGTTCGGCCTGGTGCCGTCCGGGCTGGCGGGCGCGGACGTCGGCCGGCTGCTGGACGAGGCCGCCGCCGCCGCGCCCCTGGTGTCGGCGGACTCGCCGGACAACCCGGCCGTGGTGCTCGCGGCGACGTTCGCCGTCGCGCACGCCCACGGCGCGGAGAAGGTCGTGTTCGCCGACACCGGCTCGGGCATCGCGGGCCTCGGCGACTGGGCCGAGCAGCTGATCGCCGAGTCGACCGGCAAGGACGGCACCGGCCTGCTGCCGGTCGTGGTCGAGGGACCGGGCGCGCCCGGCTTCGTGGACGCCCGCTCGGACGCCACGACCGTCGCGATCGGACCGGCCACCGGCTCGTCGTCGGTCGCCGTGGAGGGCGCGCTGGGCGCGCAGTTCCTGGTGTGGGAGTACGCGACCGCGCTCGTCGGCCGGGTGCTCGACATCAACCCGTTCGACCAGCCCGACGTGGAGGCCGCGAAGAAGGCCGCGCGGTCCCTGCTGGACGCGCCCGCGGCGTCGACCGCCGCGCCCGCGCTCGTCGACGGCCCGATCGAGGTGCACGCGAGCGGGGGCTGGCTGCCCGGCGACGTGAAGACCGTCGCCGACGCGATCAAGGCGCTCGTCGCCGCCGCGCCGGACCACGGCTACCTGTCCGTGCAGGCGTACCTGGACCGGCTGGACGACGCGTCGTTCGCGCTGGTCCGGCCGGAGCTGGCGCGGCGGTCGCACCTCCAGACCACGTTCGGCTGGGGCCCGCGGTTCCTGCACTCGACCGGCCAGTACCACAAGGGCGGCCACCAGAACGGCGTGTACCTCCAGCTCACCGGCGCGACGAGCGCCGCGCTGGACGTGCCGGGCCGGCCGTACGACCTGACCACGCTGCAACTGGCCCAGGCGCTGGGCGACGGCCAGGTGCTGGCCGAGCGCGGGCGCCCGGTGCTGCGGCTGCACCTCACCGACCGCGTCGCCGGGCTCGCGCAGCTCGTCGAGGCCATCCAGGAGGACGGTTCGTGA
- the tal gene encoding transaldolase, with protein MTAPEQGAQPLAALSDAGVSIWLDDLSRNRLDTGNLAELIEHKHVVGVTTNPTIFAAALAVGTAYDEQVRSLAARGADTDAAVREITTTDVRNACDLFRSLYESTDGVDGRVSIEVDPRLANDTEATIAEALDLAKTVDRPNLLVKIPATVEGLPAITKVLAEGVSVNVTLIFSTQRYRDVMEAFVAGLEQAKANGHDLRGIHSVASFFVSRVDTEIDKRLDALDTPRAAELRGRAAIANARLAYAAFQETFQGERWEALAAAGARAQRPLWASTGVKDPAYSDTRYVDELVVAGTVNTMPEKTLHAVADHGRITGDTVTGRAAQAQEVFDALAEVGIDLDDVFVMLETEGVDKFEKSWAELLETVTGQLDQAKD; from the coding sequence ATGACTGCCCCAGAGCAGGGAGCGCAGCCGCTGGCCGCGCTGAGCGACGCCGGTGTGTCCATCTGGTTGGACGACCTGTCGCGCAACCGGCTCGACACCGGCAACCTGGCCGAGCTGATCGAGCACAAGCACGTGGTGGGCGTCACCACCAACCCGACGATCTTCGCCGCCGCGCTGGCCGTCGGCACCGCGTACGACGAGCAGGTCCGCTCGCTCGCCGCGCGCGGCGCGGACACCGACGCGGCGGTCCGCGAGATCACCACGACGGACGTGCGCAACGCGTGCGACCTGTTCCGCTCGCTGTACGAGTCCACCGACGGCGTGGACGGCCGCGTGTCGATCGAGGTCGACCCGCGGCTGGCGAACGACACCGAGGCCACCATCGCCGAGGCGCTGGACCTGGCCAAGACGGTGGACCGGCCGAACCTGCTGGTGAAGATCCCGGCCACGGTCGAGGGCCTGCCCGCGATCACCAAGGTGCTCGCCGAGGGCGTCAGCGTGAACGTGACGCTGATCTTCTCCACCCAGCGCTACCGCGACGTCATGGAGGCGTTCGTGGCCGGCCTGGAGCAAGCCAAGGCGAACGGGCACGACCTGCGCGGCATCCACTCCGTGGCGTCGTTCTTCGTGTCCCGCGTGGACACCGAGATCGACAAGCGGCTCGACGCGCTGGACACCCCGCGCGCCGCCGAGCTGCGCGGCCGGGCCGCGATCGCGAACGCGCGACTGGCGTACGCGGCGTTTCAGGAGACCTTCCAGGGCGAGCGCTGGGAGGCGCTGGCCGCCGCCGGCGCGCGGGCGCAGCGCCCGCTGTGGGCGTCGACCGGCGTGAAGGACCCGGCCTACTCGGACACCCGGTACGTGGACGAGCTGGTGGTGGCCGGCACGGTCAACACGATGCCCGAGAAGACGCTGCACGCCGTCGCCGACCACGGCAGGATCACCGGTGACACCGTGACCGGGCGGGCCGCGCAGGCGCAGGAGGTCTTCGACGCGCTGGCCGAGGTCGGCATCGACCTCGACGACGTCTTCGTGATGCTGGAGACCGAGGGCGTCGACAAGTTCGAGAAGTCCTGGGCGGAGCTGCTGGAGACGGTGACCGGACAACTGGACCAGGCTAAGGACTGA
- a CDS encoding sigma-70 family RNA polymerase sigma factor: MFADDRTVPLRETVAPEVVTAAVAGDRHAVEQLLRAVRPAVLRYCRGRLGGSVLSADDVAQEACLAVLKALPRYRDEGRPFLAFVYGIAAHKVADAHRYGARNRVDPVAEVPDSPLAEAGPELLVLRGELSEEISRLLDVLPPKQREILLLRVVVGLSAEETADAVESTPGAVRVAQHRALTKLRKVLAEHLVSS, encoded by the coding sequence GCCGGAGGTCGTGACGGCGGCGGTGGCGGGCGACCGGCACGCGGTGGAGCAGCTGCTGCGCGCCGTGCGACCGGCGGTGCTGCGGTACTGCCGCGGGCGGCTGGGCGGGTCGGTGCTGTCCGCGGACGACGTGGCGCAGGAGGCGTGCCTGGCGGTGCTCAAGGCGTTGCCGCGGTACCGGGACGAGGGGCGGCCGTTCCTCGCGTTCGTGTACGGCATCGCGGCGCACAAGGTGGCCGACGCCCACCGCTACGGCGCGCGCAACCGGGTCGACCCCGTCGCCGAGGTGCCCGACAGCCCGCTGGCCGAGGCCGGGCCCGAGCTGCTGGTGCTGCGCGGCGAGCTGTCGGAGGAGATCTCGCGGCTGCTCGACGTGCTGCCGCCCAAGCAGCGGGAGATCCTGCTGCTGCGGGTCGTCGTCGGGCTGTCGGCGGAGGAGACCGCCGACGCGGTCGAGTCGACGCCGGGCGCGGTGCGGGTGGCGCAGCACCGGGCGTTGACCAAGTTGCGGAAGGTGCTCGCCGAGCACCTGGTCAGCAGCTGA
- the pgl gene encoding 6-phosphogluconolactonase, with protein sequence MSRPEVVVHRDGDLLAAATAARLVTRLVDAQAARGSASLVLTGGRTGTAVLEQLRAAPARDAVDWSRVDLYWGDERFLPAGHEDRNETQARAALLDHVPVDPDRVHAMEPSDGRFGDDPDAAADAYADVLAAASRPEDHGSVPSFDVCLLGVGEEGHTASIFPGSPAVYERDRSVVAVRNCPKPPPTRVSLTLPALRQATEVWLMTTGGAKAAAVAMALTGAGEVQLPAAGALGKRRTLWLLDSTAAAKVPELFTPPLA encoded by the coding sequence ATGAGCCGCCCCGAGGTCGTGGTGCACCGTGACGGCGACCTGCTGGCCGCCGCCACGGCCGCCCGCCTGGTCACCAGGCTGGTCGACGCACAGGCCGCGCGCGGCTCCGCGTCGCTGGTGCTGACCGGCGGTCGGACCGGCACCGCCGTGCTGGAGCAGCTGCGCGCGGCGCCGGCCCGCGACGCCGTCGACTGGTCTCGGGTGGACCTCTACTGGGGCGACGAGCGGTTCCTGCCCGCCGGCCACGAGGACCGCAACGAGACGCAGGCCAGGGCGGCGCTGCTCGACCACGTGCCGGTCGACCCCGACCGGGTGCACGCGATGGAGCCGTCCGACGGCCGGTTCGGCGACGACCCGGACGCGGCGGCCGACGCGTACGCCGACGTCCTCGCCGCCGCGTCCCGGCCCGAGGACCACGGTTCGGTGCCGTCGTTCGACGTGTGCCTGCTCGGGGTGGGCGAGGAGGGCCACACGGCGTCGATCTTCCCCGGCTCGCCCGCCGTCTACGAGCGCGACCGCTCCGTGGTGGCGGTCCGCAACTGCCCCAAGCCGCCGCCGACGCGGGTCAGCCTGACCCTGCCCGCCCTCCGCCAGGCCACCGAGGTGTGGCTGATGACCACGGGCGGTGCCAAGGCCGCCGCGGTCGCGATGGCGTTGACCGGGGCGGGCGAGGTCCAGCTCCCGGCGGCGGGCGCGCTGGGCAAGCGCCGCACGCTGTGGCTGCTCGACTCGACGGCCGCGGCCAAGGTGCCGGAGCTGTTCACACCTCCGCTGGCGTGA
- the tkt gene encoding transketolase, whose amino-acid sequence MSVTDDIKRLTEAHLPDDWTELDQRAVDTARVLAADAVQKVGNGHPGTAMSLAPLAYTLFQRVLRHDPADPDWVGRDRFVLSAGHSSLTLYIQLFLSGYGLELDDLKALRTWGSKTPGHPEHRHTPGVEITTGPLGQGLASAVGMAMGARRERGLFDPDTPVGESPFDHHVFVIASDGDIEEGVTSEASSLAGTQQLGNLTVIYDDNKISIEDDTAIALSEDTAKRYESYGWHVQVVEGGENVTGILDALEKAKAETGRPSFILLRTIIGYPAPNKQNTGAAHGAALGADEVAAVKEVLGFDPERTFEVADEVLAHAREVVKRGEAAKAEWQRSFDAWAAANPERKALFERLNNRELPDGWTDALPSWDADPKGVATRKASGEVLKALGPVLPELWGGSADLAESNLTTIKGADSFGPAAISTKMWQANPYGRTLHFGVREHAMGSILNGIALHGPTRPYGGTFLVFSDYMRPAVRLAALMKSPVTYVWTHDSIGLGEDGPTHQPIEHLAALRAIPGLTVVRPGDANETAAAWAARLEQLEGPVGLALSRQNLPVLEGTKEKAREGVKRGGYVLAGDGEPELVLIATGSELQVAVEARAVLEAEGVATRVVSMPSVEWFDAQDADYRESVLPSSVKARVVVEAGIAQPWHRFAGDAGEIVSIEHFGASADYQTLFREFGFTTEDVVAAARRSLAKVR is encoded by the coding sequence GTGTCCGTCACCGATGACATCAAGCGGCTGACCGAGGCCCACCTGCCCGACGACTGGACGGAGTTGGACCAGCGCGCCGTCGACACCGCCCGCGTCCTCGCCGCCGACGCGGTGCAGAAGGTCGGCAACGGCCACCCCGGCACCGCGATGAGCCTGGCCCCACTGGCCTACACCCTGTTCCAGCGCGTCCTGCGGCACGACCCGGCGGACCCCGACTGGGTGGGCCGCGACCGGTTCGTGCTCAGCGCCGGCCACTCCAGCCTGACCCTCTACATCCAGCTCTTCCTGTCCGGCTACGGCCTGGAGCTGGACGACCTCAAGGCGTTGCGCACGTGGGGTTCGAAGACCCCCGGCCACCCCGAGCACCGCCACACCCCCGGCGTCGAGATCACCACCGGCCCGCTGGGCCAGGGCCTGGCCTCCGCCGTGGGCATGGCGATGGGCGCGCGGCGCGAGCGCGGCCTGTTCGACCCGGACACCCCGGTCGGCGAGAGCCCCTTCGACCACCACGTCTTCGTGATCGCCTCCGACGGCGACATCGAGGAGGGCGTGACCTCCGAGGCGTCCTCGCTCGCGGGCACCCAGCAGCTGGGCAACCTCACGGTGATCTACGACGACAACAAGATCTCCATCGAGGACGACACCGCGATCGCGCTGTCGGAGGACACCGCCAAGCGCTACGAGTCCTACGGCTGGCACGTGCAGGTCGTGGAGGGCGGCGAGAACGTCACCGGCATCCTCGACGCGCTGGAGAAGGCCAAGGCGGAGACCGGACGGCCCTCGTTCATCCTGCTCCGCACGATCATCGGTTACCCCGCGCCGAACAAGCAGAACACCGGCGCGGCGCACGGCGCGGCCCTCGGCGCGGACGAGGTCGCGGCGGTCAAGGAGGTCCTGGGCTTCGACCCGGAGCGGACCTTCGAGGTCGCCGACGAGGTGCTGGCGCACGCCCGCGAGGTCGTCAAGCGCGGCGAGGCCGCCAAGGCCGAGTGGCAGCGGTCGTTCGACGCGTGGGCGGCGGCGAACCCGGAGCGCAAGGCGCTGTTCGAGCGCCTGAACAACCGGGAGCTGCCCGACGGCTGGACCGACGCGCTGCCGTCGTGGGACGCGGACCCGAAGGGCGTCGCGACCCGCAAGGCGTCCGGCGAGGTGCTCAAGGCGCTCGGCCCGGTGCTGCCGGAGCTGTGGGGCGGCTCGGCCGACCTCGCCGAGAGCAACCTGACCACGATCAAGGGCGCCGACTCGTTCGGCCCGGCCGCGATCTCCACCAAGATGTGGCAGGCCAACCCGTACGGGCGCACGCTGCACTTCGGCGTCCGCGAGCACGCGATGGGCTCGATCCTCAACGGGATCGCGCTGCACGGCCCGACCCGCCCCTACGGCGGCACGTTCCTGGTGTTCTCCGACTACATGCGCCCGGCCGTGCGGCTGGCCGCGCTGATGAAGTCGCCGGTCACCTACGTGTGGACGCACGACTCCATCGGCCTGGGCGAGGACGGCCCGACGCACCAGCCGATCGAGCACCTGGCCGCGCTGCGCGCCATCCCCGGCCTCACCGTGGTGCGGCCCGGCGACGCGAACGAGACCGCCGCGGCCTGGGCGGCCCGGCTGGAGCAGCTGGAGGGCCCGGTCGGGCTGGCGCTGAGCCGCCAGAACCTGCCGGTGCTGGAGGGCACCAAGGAGAAGGCCCGCGAGGGCGTCAAGCGCGGCGGGTACGTGCTGGCCGGCGACGGCGAGCCGGAACTGGTCCTCATCGCCACCGGCTCGGAGCTCCAGGTCGCCGTGGAGGCCCGCGCGGTCCTGGAGGCCGAGGGCGTCGCCACCCGCGTGGTGTCGATGCCGAGCGTCGAGTGGTTCGACGCGCAGGACGCGGACTACCGCGAGTCGGTGCTGCCGTCGTCGGTGAAGGCGCGGGTCGTGGTGGAGGCGGGCATCGCCCAGCCGTGGCACCGGTTCGCCGGCGACGCGGGCGAGATCGTGTCCATCGAGCACTTCGGCGCGTCGGCCGACTACCAGACGCTGTTCCGCGAGTTCGGCTTCACCACCGAGGACGTCGTCGCGGCGGCCCGCCGGTCGCTGGCCAAGGTCCGCTAG
- the opcA gene encoding glucose-6-phosphate dehydrogenase assembly protein OpcA yields the protein MIIDLPSTTTSQVNSKLVQLREEGGAVTLGRVLTLVIVTDDGAKTEDAVDAANDASREHPCRVIVVARGARKAAPRLDAQIRVGGDAGASEVIVLRLYGELANEGASCVVPLLLPDTPVVAWWPHEAPPVPAQDPIGQLAQRRITDAAAEKNPIKALDQRKASYAPGDTDLAWTRLTLWRAMLASALDLPPFERVTEAEVSGEADSPSTDLLAAWLAGALRVPVKRSKAARGVGIVDVRLVRRSGVVELVRPDGKVGTLSQPGQPERRVALQRREIRDCLAEELRRLDPDEVYESALRALGKIVRGRSPAKTSTRTPAKAAGKGSAAARKPAAGAAGGADKAASDGAGSDRAAADAAKAGSSAGRAGSDTKADGKAADGKATTGRSGSAGRSTAGRSAAAAKSTAAARTASASASARVGKATTGGKTATRGKAATGGKTATGGKAATGGKSAGGKAASGGRSRAKAGA from the coding sequence GTGATCATCGACCTGCCCTCGACCACCACGTCGCAGGTCAACAGCAAGCTCGTCCAGCTGCGGGAGGAGGGTGGCGCGGTCACCCTCGGCCGGGTGCTGACCCTGGTCATCGTGACCGACGACGGCGCGAAGACCGAGGACGCCGTGGACGCGGCCAACGACGCCAGCCGCGAGCACCCCTGCCGGGTGATCGTGGTGGCCAGGGGCGCGCGCAAGGCCGCGCCCCGGCTGGACGCGCAGATCCGGGTCGGCGGCGACGCGGGCGCGTCCGAGGTGATCGTGCTGCGCCTGTACGGCGAACTGGCCAACGAGGGCGCGTCGTGCGTCGTGCCGCTGCTGCTGCCGGACACCCCGGTCGTGGCGTGGTGGCCGCACGAGGCGCCCCCGGTGCCCGCGCAGGACCCGATCGGGCAGCTCGCGCAGCGCCGGATCACCGACGCGGCAGCCGAGAAGAACCCGATCAAGGCGCTGGACCAGCGCAAGGCGTCCTACGCGCCGGGCGACACGGACCTGGCGTGGACGCGGCTGACGCTGTGGCGGGCGATGCTCGCGTCGGCGCTGGACCTGCCGCCGTTCGAGCGGGTCACCGAGGCCGAGGTCAGCGGTGAGGCCGACTCGCCGTCGACCGACCTGCTGGCCGCGTGGCTGGCGGGCGCGCTGCGGGTGCCGGTGAAGCGGTCCAAGGCCGCGCGCGGTGTCGGCATCGTCGACGTGCGGCTCGTGCGCCGCTCCGGTGTGGTGGAGCTGGTGCGCCCGGACGGCAAGGTCGGGACGCTGTCCCAGCCGGGCCAGCCCGAGCGCCGGGTGGCGTTGCAGCGCCGGGAGATCCGGGACTGCCTGGCCGAGGAGCTGCGGCGGCTCGACCCCGACGAGGTGTACGAGTCGGCGTTGCGCGCGCTGGGGAAGATCGTGCGCGGGCGCTCGCCGGCGAAGACCTCGACGAGGACGCCGGCGAAGGCCGCGGGCAAGGGGTCCGCGGCGGCGCGCAAGCCCGCGGCGGGCGCGGCCGGTGGCGCGGACAAGGCCGCTTCGGACGGCGCGGGCTCGGACCGGGCCGCCGCCGACGCCGCCAAGGCCGGGTCGTCGGCGGGCAGGGCGGGGTCGGACACCAAGGCGGACGGCAAGGCTGCGGACGGCAAGGCGACGACCGGTCGGTCCGGGTCGGCGGGCAGGTCGACGGCGGGCAGGTCCGCGGCGGCGGCCAAGTCGACCGCGGCGGCCAGGACGGCGTCGGCCTCCGCGTCGGCGCGCGTCGGCAAGGCGACGACCGGCGGCAAGACCGCGACCAGGGGCAAGGCGGCCACCGGCGGCAAGACCGCCACCGGGGGCAAAGCCGCTACGGGCGGCAAGAGCGCCGGGGGCAAGGCCGCGAGCGGCGGCAGGTCACGGGCGAAGGCGGGCGCATGA
- a CDS encoding heme o synthase, whose translation MSAVSELPARSPRQVVGAYVALTKPRVIELLLITTIPAMLLAARGLPPLWLIACTLAGGTLAAGSANALNCYVDADIDSVMKRTGARPLARNTIPPRNALIFGVVLGVVSFLFLWLTTNLISAVFAVATILFYIFVYTLVLKRRTSQNIIWGGMAGCMPVIIGWSSVTGTVAWPALVMFGVIFFWTPPHTWALAMKFKEDYARAGVPMLPVVATAQQVTRQIVIYSWITVVCTLLLAPVTSWIYVGVAAVSGIWFAVFAHRLHGVVRRGGSTNTMKFFHMSNLYLMFVFCGLAVDAVVGLPVLGWPF comes from the coding sequence ATGAGTGCCGTCAGCGAGCTTCCGGCGCGGTCGCCCCGACAGGTCGTCGGCGCGTACGTGGCGCTGACCAAGCCGCGCGTCATCGAACTGCTGCTGATCACGACCATCCCGGCGATGCTGCTGGCCGCCCGCGGCCTGCCGCCGCTGTGGCTGATCGCGTGCACGCTGGCGGGCGGCACGCTGGCCGCGGGCTCGGCGAACGCGCTGAACTGCTACGTCGACGCCGACATCGACTCGGTGATGAAGCGCACCGGCGCCCGGCCGCTGGCCCGCAACACCATCCCGCCGCGCAACGCGCTGATCTTCGGCGTGGTGCTGGGCGTGGTGTCGTTCCTGTTCCTCTGGCTGACGACGAACCTGATCTCGGCGGTGTTCGCCGTCGCGACGATCCTGTTCTACATCTTCGTCTACACGCTGGTGCTCAAGCGGCGGACGTCGCAGAACATCATCTGGGGCGGCATGGCCGGCTGCATGCCGGTGATCATCGGCTGGTCGTCGGTGACGGGGACGGTCGCGTGGCCCGCGCTGGTGATGTTCGGCGTGATCTTCTTCTGGACCCCGCCGCACACGTGGGCGCTGGCGATGAAGTTCAAGGAGGACTACGCGCGGGCGGGCGTGCCGATGCTGCCGGTGGTGGCGACGGCGCAGCAGGTGACGCGGCAGATCGTCATCTACTCGTGGATCACCGTGGTGTGCACCCTGCTGCTGGCCCCGGTCACCTCCTGGATCTACGTGGGCGTGGCGGCGGTGTCGGGCATCTGGTTCGCCGTGTTCGCGCACCGGCTGCACGGCGTGGTGCGGCGCGGCGGTTCGACGAACACGATGAAGTTCTTCCACATGTCGAACCTGTACCTGATGTTCGTGTTCTGCGGCTTGGCGGTCGACGCGGTCGTCGGGCTGCCGGTCCTCGGCTGGCCGTTCTAG
- the zwf gene encoding glucose-6-phosphate dehydrogenase: protein MTAPTKRNPLRDARDKRLPRIAGPCGLVIFGVTGDLSRKKLMPAIYDLANRGLLPPGFGLVGFARRDWADQDFMQVVHEAVKQHARTPFRQEVWDQLAEGIRFVQGTFDDDAAFDTLATTIADLDRERGTGGNHAFYLSVPPSAFTTVVNQLKRAGLASPAVDSPGQWRRVVIEKPFGHDLHSARQLNGIVNEVFPEESVFRIDHYLGKETVQNILALRFANQLYEPIWNANYVDHVQITMAEDIGLGGRAGYYDGIGAARDVIQNHLLQLLALTAMEEPVSFRPSDLRAEKVKVLSATRPVGPFDETTARGQYTGGWQGGQKVPGLVEEGGFAKDSTTETYAAITCEINTRRWAGVPFYLRTGKRLGRRVTEVAVVFKRAPHLPFDDTATEELGQNALVVRVQPDEGVTMRFGSKVPGNTMEVRDVTMDFGYGHAFTESSPEAYERLLLDVLLGEPSLFPKNDEVELSWEILDPVLAHWAATGAPEKYKAGTWGPASADEMLARTGRHWRRP from the coding sequence ATGACCGCGCCGACCAAGCGGAACCCGCTGCGGGACGCCCGCGACAAGCGGCTGCCCCGCATCGCCGGGCCGTGCGGCCTGGTGATCTTCGGCGTGACCGGCGACCTGTCGCGCAAGAAGCTCATGCCGGCGATCTACGACCTCGCCAACCGGGGCCTGCTGCCGCCGGGCTTCGGGCTCGTCGGGTTCGCCCGGCGCGACTGGGCCGACCAGGACTTCATGCAGGTGGTCCACGAGGCGGTCAAGCAGCACGCCCGCACGCCGTTCCGGCAGGAGGTCTGGGACCAGCTCGCCGAGGGCATCCGGTTCGTGCAGGGCACGTTCGACGACGACGCCGCCTTCGACACGCTCGCCACCACGATCGCCGACCTCGACCGCGAGCGCGGCACGGGCGGCAACCACGCGTTCTACCTGTCGGTGCCGCCCAGCGCGTTCACCACGGTGGTCAACCAGCTCAAGCGCGCCGGCCTCGCCTCGCCGGCGGTGGACAGCCCCGGCCAGTGGCGGCGGGTCGTCATCGAGAAGCCGTTCGGGCACGACCTGCACAGCGCGCGGCAGCTCAACGGGATCGTCAACGAGGTCTTCCCCGAGGAGTCGGTGTTCCGCATCGACCACTACCTCGGCAAGGAGACGGTGCAGAACATCCTGGCGCTGCGGTTCGCGAACCAGCTCTACGAGCCCATCTGGAACGCCAACTACGTCGACCACGTGCAGATCACGATGGCCGAGGACATCGGCCTCGGCGGTCGCGCGGGGTACTACGACGGCATCGGCGCGGCGCGCGACGTGATCCAGAACCACCTGCTCCAGCTCCTCGCCCTGACGGCGATGGAGGAGCCGGTGTCGTTCCGGCCGTCCGACCTGCGGGCCGAGAAGGTCAAGGTGCTGTCCGCGACCCGGCCGGTCGGCCCGTTCGACGAGACCACCGCGCGCGGCCAGTACACCGGCGGCTGGCAGGGTGGGCAGAAGGTGCCCGGACTGGTCGAGGAGGGCGGGTTCGCCAAGGACTCCACCACCGAGACCTACGCGGCGATCACCTGCGAGATCAACACCCGGCGGTGGGCGGGCGTGCCGTTCTACCTGCGCACCGGCAAGCGGCTCGGCCGCCGCGTCACCGAGGTCGCCGTGGTGTTCAAGCGGGCGCCGCACCTGCCGTTCGACGACACCGCCACCGAGGAGCTGGGGCAGAACGCCCTGGTGGTGCGCGTGCAGCCGGACGAGGGCGTGACCATGCGGTTCGGCTCCAAGGTGCCCGGCAACACGATGGAGGTCCGGGACGTCACGATGGACTTCGGCTACGGCCACGCGTTCACCGAGTCGTCGCCCGAGGCGTACGAGCGGCTGCTGCTCGACGTGCTGCTCGGCGAGCCGTCGCTGTTCCCGAAGAACGACGAGGTCGAGCTGTCCTGGGAGATCCTGGACCCCGTGCTGGCCCACTGGGCCGCGACCGGCGCGCCGGAGAAGTACAAGGCGGGCACCTGGGGACCGGCGTCGGCGGACGAGATGCTGGCCCGCACCGGTAGGCACTGGAGGCGTCCGTGA